The following proteins come from a genomic window of unidentified bacterial endosymbiont:
- a CDS encoding ParB N-terminal domain-containing protein yields the protein MQIEYRPIAALIPYAGNSRQHSEAQVAQIAASIQAFGWTTPILVDGANGIIAGHGRLLAAQQLAWQQVPVIELQQLTDPQQQAYRLADNQLAANAEWDEALLKVALQTLQAADFDLSLTGFSTAELSALLTELSQEESPTADEELPTPLPSPVSQLGNCWLLGAHRLLCGDATDPAVLAQLMEGGQAAMAFTDPPYNINYRGRQKRHSPRPIINDNLGEAFTKFLTISCRQLLQYTEGAVYICMGAKQLDQLQQAFQQAGGQ from the coding sequence GTGCAGATTGAATACCGCCCCATTGCAGCGTTGATTCCCTATGCCGGCAATAGCCGCCAGCACTCTGAGGCTCAGGTGGCGCAAATCGCCGCCTCTATTCAAGCCTTTGGGTGGACCACCCCTATCTTGGTGGATGGGGCGAACGGCATTATTGCCGGCCATGGCCGGCTGTTGGCAGCCCAGCAGCTGGCATGGCAGCAGGTACCGGTGATTGAACTGCAACAGCTCACCGATCCGCAGCAACAGGCCTATCGGTTAGCCGATAATCAGCTGGCTGCCAATGCCGAGTGGGATGAAGCGCTGCTCAAAGTTGCTTTGCAGACCTTGCAAGCCGCTGATTTCGATCTGTCCTTAACCGGTTTTTCCACGGCAGAGCTCTCAGCGCTATTGACTGAACTCAGTCAGGAGGAGTCACCGACTGCTGATGAGGAGCTGCCCACTCCCCTGCCCTCGCCAGTTAGTCAACTGGGCAATTGCTGGCTATTGGGAGCACACCGGCTGCTTTGTGGCGACGCCACCGATCCCGCGGTGTTAGCACAGCTGATGGAGGGTGGACAAGCGGCCATGGCCTTTACCGATCCGCCCTACAACATCAATTATCGGGGCCGCCAGAAGCGCCACTCCCCCCGGCCGATTATCAACGACAACCTGGGGGAAGCTTTTACCAAGTTCCTCACCATCAGCTGCCGCCAGCTGCTGCAGTACACCGAGGGCGCTGTCTATATCTGTATGGGCGCCAAGCAGCTCGACCAACTGCAACAGGCCTTTCAGCAAGCTGGCGGCCAATAG
- a CDS encoding IS5 family transposase → MPRLMLSDEQWSKLKTIMLQEGIYDKLNLRLEVEGMFYRMRVGCPWRDLPKQFGKWASLYKKFNDWSMTGKWLRIFKAVVQDPDLEWVFMDGSYVKAHQHSAGAAGKACEAIGISRAGRTSKIHLAVDSYGLPISFKITDGQVHDCLAAPSLIESFPPPEVLTADKGYDSKSIRQQISEKGTVPNSPRKKNSMIGNANLDRHLYKLRHLVENAFARLKHFRAIATRFDKLKRNYQSMLDMACSYLWLPM, encoded by the coding sequence ATGCCCCGCTTAATGCTCAGTGATGAGCAGTGGTCGAAGCTAAAAACGATCATGCTTCAAGAAGGAATTTATGACAAGCTCAATCTTCGATTGGAAGTTGAGGGAATGTTCTATCGAATGCGCGTAGGGTGCCCTTGGCGTGACTTGCCTAAGCAATTTGGCAAATGGGCCTCCCTCTACAAAAAATTTAATGACTGGTCGATGACTGGCAAGTGGTTAAGGATTTTTAAAGCAGTAGTCCAAGATCCTGATTTGGAATGGGTATTCATGGATGGAAGCTATGTAAAGGCCCACCAACATAGTGCAGGGGCTGCTGGTAAGGCTTGTGAGGCCATTGGCATCAGCCGGGCAGGCCGTACCAGTAAGATTCACCTGGCAGTAGACAGCTATGGATTACCCATTTCTTTTAAAATTACCGACGGACAAGTTCACGACTGTTTAGCGGCTCCGAGCTTGATAGAATCCTTTCCACCCCCTGAAGTTCTGACGGCTGATAAAGGTTATGACAGCAAGTCAATACGCCAACAAATCTCTGAGAAAGGCACTGTTCCGAATAGTCCCAGAAAGAAAAACTCAATGATAGGGAACGCTAACCTAGATAGGCATCTGTATAAACTCAGACATCTTGTGGAAAATGCCTTCGCCAGGCTAAAGCATTTTCGAGCCATTGCCACCAGGTTTGATAAATTGAAGCGCAATTATCAAAGTATGCTAGACATGGCTTGTAGTTATCTATGGCTGCCCATGTGA